Proteins from one Shewanella pealeana ATCC 700345 genomic window:
- a CDS encoding SurA N-terminal domain-containing protein, which yields MLEKIREGSQGVIAKSILILVILSFAFTGVSSYLGSSTEVAAATVNGEEISNSALEQAYQNERSRLEQQLGDMFATLSADDNYMQSVKQSVLERLVAEKLLDQNAAELGLRVSDEQIKAAIMSEPAFQTDGAFDNDRYQAILRQLGYQANSFRDMMRIDMTRRQLVATLVGSEFVLPSEAKYVADLQGQTRDIDYKVIDATPFLADISVTDEQIKAYYDTNLGQFIRPEVVSLNYIELDAKDLAKDVTVTDAEAQAYYDEHKANYTQAEKRLAAHILVQSGDDDAAAKAKAEAIYKQLQDGADFAELAKTESEDTFSGEQGGQLDWFEAGVMEPEFDTALFALNKGEYSGVVKTNFGYHIIKALDIQAGAQAPFADVKEKILAQLKDKQAVDKFYELQQVLADTSYEVPDTLSEAARDLGVEVKTTPEFTRTNPPELFTNPELLNEAFSSNVLLDRMNSDVLEVAPNHVVVIRVNTHKAAGTMELADVRNAIANRLKQEQANEAARKQAQEAMTAVEASGVTADFIVKDKLARFAQDVDGAIVNKAFAMAQPSDKPSVDTVALANGYAVVVLKQVNAAEGVDANLLDSLKQRLSSQYSENDYRAVIASLKAKGEVLYPVAE from the coding sequence ATGTTAGAAAAGATTCGCGAAGGCTCACAAGGTGTTATTGCTAAAAGCATATTAATCCTAGTGATACTTTCATTTGCATTTACCGGTGTGAGTAGTTATTTAGGTTCTTCAACTGAGGTTGCAGCTGCTACCGTAAATGGTGAAGAGATCAGCAACTCAGCGTTAGAACAAGCCTATCAAAATGAGCGCAGTCGCTTAGAGCAACAGTTAGGTGATATGTTTGCTACTTTGTCTGCAGATGACAACTATATGCAGAGTGTTAAGCAAAGTGTATTAGAGCGCTTAGTAGCCGAGAAGCTACTAGATCAAAATGCTGCAGAGCTAGGTCTACGCGTATCTGATGAACAGATTAAAGCTGCAATCATGTCTGAGCCTGCATTCCAAACTGACGGCGCCTTTGATAACGACCGTTATCAAGCTATCTTGCGTCAGCTTGGCTACCAAGCGAACTCTTTCCGCGACATGATGCGCATCGATATGACTCGCCGTCAGCTTGTTGCAACCTTAGTCGGTTCAGAATTTGTTCTACCTAGTGAGGCTAAGTATGTAGCCGATCTTCAAGGTCAAACTCGTGACATTGACTACAAGGTTATCGATGCAACTCCGTTCCTTGCTGATATCAGTGTTACCGATGAACAGATCAAAGCTTATTACGATACTAACCTAGGTCAGTTTATTCGTCCTGAAGTGGTGAGCCTTAATTACATTGAGCTTGATGCAAAAGATCTAGCTAAAGATGTCACAGTGACAGATGCTGAAGCGCAAGCTTATTACGATGAGCATAAAGCGAACTACACTCAAGCTGAGAAGCGTTTAGCGGCACATATTCTTGTGCAGTCTGGTGATGATGACGCAGCTGCAAAAGCCAAGGCTGAAGCTATTTACAAGCAACTTCAAGACGGTGCTGATTTCGCTGAACTTGCGAAAACTGAATCTGAAGATACCTTTAGCGGTGAGCAAGGTGGTCAACTAGATTGGTTCGAAGCCGGTGTAATGGAGCCAGAATTTGACACTGCATTGTTTGCGCTTAACAAAGGCGAATACTCAGGTGTTGTTAAAACGAACTTTGGTTATCACATCATCAAGGCGTTAGATATTCAGGCTGGTGCTCAGGCTCCGTTTGCTGACGTAAAAGAGAAGATCCTTGCTCAGCTTAAAGACAAGCAAGCAGTAGATAAGTTCTACGAGCTACAGCAAGTTTTGGCTGATACCAGCTATGAAGTACCTGATACGCTATCAGAAGCGGCTAGAGACTTAGGTGTTGAGGTTAAGACAACTCCAGAGTTTACTCGTACTAACCCACCAGAATTGTTCACTAACCCAGAGCTACTAAACGAAGCATTCTCTTCGAACGTGCTACTTGATCGTATGAACAGTGATGTATTAGAAGTTGCGCCTAACCACGTAGTCGTTATTCGTGTTAATACACATAAAGCTGCTGGTACTATGGAGCTAGCTGATGTTCGCAATGCAATTGCTAATCGTCTAAAGCAAGAGCAAGCGAACGAAGCTGCACGTAAGCAAGCACAAGAAGCTATGACTGCTGTTGAAGCCTCTGGTGTAACAGCAGACTTCATCGTTAAAGATAAGCTTGCTCGTTTTGCACAAGACGTGGATGGTGCGATTGTGAACAAGGCGTTCGCGATGGCTCAACCAAGCGACAAGCCTTCAGTTGATACTGTTGCTTTAGCAAATGGTTACGCGGTAGTGGTATTGAAGCAAGTTAATGCCGCTGAAGGCGTTGACGCAAACCTTCTTGATTCACTCAAGCAGCGTTTAAGCTCACAATACAGTGAAAACGATTACCGTGCGGTGATCGCGTCACTAAAAGCTAAGGGTGAAGTTCTTTACCCTGTTGCAGAGTAA
- the hupB gene encoding nucleoid-associated protein HU-beta produces MNKSELIEKIASGADISKAAAGRALDSFIGAVTEGLKEGDKIALVGFGTFEVRQRAERTGRNPQTGKEIKIAAANIPAFKAGKALKDAVN; encoded by the coding sequence ATGAACAAATCTGAACTAATCGAGAAAATCGCTTCTGGTGCTGACATTTCTAAAGCTGCTGCTGGCCGTGCATTAGACTCTTTCATTGGCGCAGTAACTGAAGGCCTAAAAGAAGGCGATAAGATTGCTCTTGTTGGTTTCGGTACTTTCGAAGTGCGTCAACGTGCAGAGCGCACTGGTCGTAACCCTCAAACGGGTAAAGAGATCAAAATCGCTGCAGCGAACATTCCAGCATTTAAAGCTGGTAAAGCTCTAAAAGACGCTGTTAACTAA
- the lon gene encoding endopeptidase La: MTLERDARIELPVLPLRDVVVYPHMVIPLFVGREKSIRCLEKAMDQGKQIILVAQRDAELDDPTSDDIFDVGTVASILQLLKLPDGTVKVLVEGGQRVCIDNYIEQEDIFQATAHYLESEPLSEKEEEVLVRSAVGQFEGYIKLNKKIPPEVLTSLSGIDEAARLADTMAAHMPLKLEDKQSVLEMVNVSERIEYLMAMMESEIDLLQVEKRIRGRVKKQMEKSQREYYLNEQMKAIQKELGDIDESHDEFESLAKKIEEAQMPAEAKEKASAELNKLKMMSPMSAEATVVRSYVEWMVSVPWHKRSKIKRDLAKAQDVLDTDHFGLEKVKERILEYLAVQSRVKQLKGPILCLVGPPGVGKTSLGQSIAKATGRKYVRVALGGVRDEAEIRGHRRTYIGSMPGKVIQKMSKVGVKNPLFLLDEIDKMSSDMRGDPASALLEVLDPEQNSAFSDHYMEVDYDLSDVMFVATSNSMNIPGPLLDRMEVIRLSGYTEDEKLNIAKQHLLPKQIERNGLKAKEVTVDDSAIIGIIRYYTREAGVRALERELSKICRKVVKQILLDKTIKHIEVNQDNLKSFLGVQRCDYGKAESNNQIGQVTGLAWTEVGGDLLTIEATSVPGKGKLTYTGSLGDVMQESIQAAMTVVRARAEQLGINPDFYEKRDIHVHVPEGATPKDGPSAGAAMCTALVSSLTGNPVRADVAMTGEITLRGEVLPIGGLKEKLLAAHRGGTKVVLIPKENERDLEEIPQNVIADLKIYPVKWVDEVLKLALERPVEGFEVVENVD, from the coding sequence ATGACCCTAGAGCGTGATGCGCGAATCGAACTACCCGTACTACCACTAAGAGATGTGGTGGTTTATCCCCACATGGTAATTCCGTTATTCGTCGGTCGAGAAAAATCTATTCGTTGCTTAGAAAAAGCGATGGATCAAGGTAAACAAATCATTTTAGTCGCCCAGCGTGATGCTGAGTTAGACGACCCTACAAGCGATGACATTTTTGATGTAGGTACCGTTGCGTCAATTTTACAGTTATTAAAACTTCCTGATGGTACTGTAAAGGTATTGGTTGAAGGTGGGCAGAGAGTCTGCATCGATAACTATATCGAGCAAGAAGATATCTTTCAGGCGACAGCTCACTACCTTGAGTCCGAGCCACTTTCAGAGAAAGAAGAGGAAGTCCTCGTTCGCTCAGCCGTTGGCCAGTTTGAAGGTTACATCAAGCTGAACAAGAAGATCCCACCAGAGGTACTAACTTCACTGTCAGGGATCGATGAAGCGGCAAGACTTGCCGACACCATGGCCGCACATATGCCACTTAAGCTAGAAGACAAACAGTCTGTGCTTGAGATGGTGAATGTTAGCGAGCGCATCGAATATTTAATGGCGATGATGGAATCGGAAATTGACCTACTTCAGGTCGAGAAGCGCATTCGTGGCCGTGTTAAAAAGCAGATGGAGAAGAGTCAGCGCGAGTACTATTTGAATGAGCAGATGAAGGCTATTCAAAAAGAACTTGGCGATATTGATGAGTCTCATGATGAATTTGAAAGCTTAGCGAAGAAGATTGAAGAGGCACAAATGCCTGCTGAGGCAAAAGAAAAAGCCTCTGCTGAGTTAAATAAGTTAAAGATGATGTCACCAATGTCTGCCGAGGCAACTGTGGTGAGAAGTTACGTTGAGTGGATGGTGTCAGTGCCTTGGCATAAGCGCTCTAAAATCAAACGTGACTTAGCTAAGGCGCAAGACGTCCTCGATACCGATCATTTTGGTCTTGAGAAAGTCAAAGAGCGAATCTTGGAATATCTAGCGGTTCAAAGCCGAGTTAAACAGCTTAAAGGTCCGATTCTTTGTTTAGTTGGCCCGCCAGGTGTGGGTAAGACTTCATTGGGTCAGTCAATCGCGAAGGCGACGGGCCGTAAGTATGTGCGTGTGGCATTAGGTGGTGTACGTGATGAAGCGGAGATCCGTGGTCACCGTCGTACCTATATCGGTTCTATGCCTGGTAAAGTCATCCAAAAGATGTCGAAAGTTGGTGTGAAAAACCCGTTATTCCTGCTTGATGAAATCGACAAGATGAGCAGTGATATGCGTGGCGATCCGGCTTCAGCTTTGCTTGAGGTGTTAGATCCTGAACAAAACTCAGCATTTAGCGATCACTACATGGAAGTCGATTACGACCTATCTGATGTAATGTTTGTGGCAACGTCTAACTCGATGAATATTCCAGGTCCTTTACTAGACCGTATGGAAGTGATCCGCTTATCGGGTTATACCGAAGATGAAAAGCTTAATATTGCTAAGCAACACTTGTTGCCGAAGCAGATTGAGCGTAATGGTCTAAAAGCGAAAGAAGTGACAGTAGATGATAGTGCCATTATCGGTATTATTCGTTACTACACCCGTGAAGCGGGCGTGCGTGCGCTTGAGCGTGAATTGTCGAAGATCTGCCGTAAAGTGGTTAAACAAATCTTGCTTGATAAGACGATTAAGCATATTGAAGTTAACCAAGACAACCTTAAGTCATTCCTTGGCGTGCAGCGTTGTGATTACGGTAAGGCTGAATCGAACAATCAGATTGGTCAAGTTACCGGTCTTGCGTGGACAGAAGTCGGCGGTGACTTACTGACTATCGAAGCAACATCAGTTCCTGGTAAAGGTAAGCTAACCTACACCGGCTCACTTGGCGATGTGATGCAAGAGTCGATTCAAGCGGCGATGACAGTTGTTCGTGCGCGTGCTGAGCAGCTTGGTATTAACCCAGACTTTTACGAGAAGCGTGATATTCACGTTCACGTACCAGAAGGGGCGACTCCAAAAGATGGTCCATCTGCTGGTGCAGCAATGTGTACAGCGCTTGTATCTAGCTTAACGGGTAACCCTGTTCGTGCCGATGTGGCAATGACAGGTGAAATTACCCTACGAGGCGAAGTGTTACCGATTGGTGGATTGAAGGAAAAACTGTTGGCTGCCCATCGTGGTGGTACGAAAGTTGTTCTAATTCCAAAAGAAAATGAACGTGACTTGGAAGAAATTCCGCAAAACGTCATTGCCGATCTGAAAATTTATCCAGTTAAATGGGTTGATGAAGTGCTTAAGTTGGCGTTAGAGCGACCAGTTGAAGGCTTCGAAGTAGTAGAAAACGTGGACTAA